A single window of Bacillota bacterium DNA harbors:
- a CDS encoding S-layer homology domain-containing protein produces ADHADIRNVRMLDVNVTGQYQVGGLAGEIGSDGAVTSCYATGQVAGDEDVGGLVGLNQGTITGCYASATVNGKWGYVGGLAGENRHQVISSYATGDVTGNKYVGGLVGSNWGYESMPATITESYSTGAVKGRTSEATDLGGLVGKIIYGNVQHSYWDTETSGKVISAGGIGMTTSMMKKQENYADWDFVNTWGIDADENNGYPFLALVVAVPDTEPPVWAEGFPKAVDITASGITLKAKIDEDGTAYYVVLAGGSASPSSQQVKSGKDSSDNPVADGRKGSISLTADTVGNTSIFGLDSDTAYDLYAVAQDTADNLQSVPRKLQFTTKTSASVSPGTGSGGVATYTISVTAGTGGTITPKTFKVKANAAQTFTITPDPGYEIEDVLVDGKSIGAKTSYTFNKVTGEHTISATFKKVEETVEDVPVIELPFKDVHENNWFYNSVKYAYEKGLMQGTGLDTFSPFSNTSRAMIVTILHRLEKTPAGLGDIFNDVAEGTWYKDAVAWAAANGIVGGYGGNRFGPNDSITREQMACILYRYAKYAGYDVSQSGSLTGFTDGGQTSKWAVAAMEWAVGSGLIQGKDGNILDPAGLATRAEAATILQRFIENNAK; encoded by the coding sequence ACGCTGATCACGCCGATATCCGGAACGTGAGGATGCTGGATGTAAATGTCACCGGTCAATATCAGGTTGGAGGTTTGGCAGGAGAAATTGGTTCCGATGGTGCAGTTACGTCCTGTTACGCCACGGGTCAGGTTGCAGGCGACGAAGATGTCGGCGGCCTGGTGGGTTTGAACCAGGGCACGATAACCGGCTGTTACGCTTCGGCAACAGTGAATGGTAAATGGGGGTATGTTGGCGGTTTGGCGGGCGAGAACAGACATCAAGTAATCAGTTCTTATGCCACGGGTGACGTAACCGGCAATAAATACGTGGGTGGTCTGGTGGGGTCGAACTGGGGTTATGAAAGCATGCCGGCCACGATCACCGAATCGTATTCAACGGGTGCTGTTAAAGGCAGAACCAGTGAAGCAACAGATCTCGGCGGTCTGGTAGGGAAGATCATCTATGGCAATGTTCAACACAGCTATTGGGACACGGAGACTTCGGGCAAGGTTATATCCGCCGGTGGTATAGGCATGACGACCTCAATGATGAAAAAGCAAGAGAACTATGCAGATTGGGATTTCGTGAACACATGGGGTATTGATGCGGACGAGAACAATGGGTATCCATTTTTAGCTCTAGTGGTGGCTGTACCCGATACAGAGCCGCCTGTGTGGGCAGAGGGTTTCCCTAAAGCTGTTGACATAACAGCCTCTGGAATAACGCTCAAGGCCAAGATCGACGAGGATGGCACAGCCTATTACGTGGTTCTTGCCGGTGGATCAGCCTCTCCCAGTTCACAGCAGGTCAAGTCTGGTAAGGACAGTAGTGACAACCCGGTGGCAGATGGACGTAAAGGTTCCATTAGCTTGACGGCTGACACCGTGGGAAATACCAGTATCTTCGGACTGGATTCGGATACTGCTTACGACCTTTACGCGGTAGCCCAGGACACTGCAGACAACCTGCAGAGTGTACCAAGGAAGCTGCAATTTACCACAAAAACATCAGCGAGTGTATCACCAGGCACTGGTTCTGGCGGCGTGGCTACCTATACAATCAGTGTTACCGCCGGTACCGGTGGCACCATCACACCCAAAACCTTCAAGGTTAAGGCCAATGCTGCTCAGACATTCACCATCACCCCTGATCCCGGTTATGAAATTGAAGATGTGTTGGTAGATGGAAAGAGTATTGGGGCAAAAACAAGCTACACCTTCAACAAGGTCACTGGAGAGCATACCATTTCAGCTACGTTCAAGAAGGTGGAAGAAACAGTGGAAGACGTTCCGGTGATAGAGCTGCCTTTCAAGGATGTCCATGAAAACAACTGGTTCTACAACAGTGTGAAGTATGCCTACGAAAAGGGACTGATGCAAGGTACTGGACTTGACACTTTCAGTCCATTCTCGAATACCAGCCGGGCCATGATCGTTACCATTCTCCACCGTCTGGAGAAAACACCGGCCGGTCTGGGGGACATCTTCAACGATGTGGCAGAAGGCACATGGTATAAAGATGCAGTGGCCTGGGCAGCAGCAAACGGTATTGTAGGGGGCTACGGGGGCAATCGGTTTGGACCCAATGACAGCATTACCCGTGAGCAGATGGCTTGCATCCTTTACCGTTATGCTAAGTATGCAGGATATGATGTGTCACAGTCTGGTTCCCTGACAGGCTTTACTGATGGCGGCCAAACCTCAAAGTGGGCTGTGGCAGCCATGGAGTGGGCGGTAGGCTCCGGACTGATCCAGGGCAAGGACGGTAATATCCTTGATCCGGCAGGGCTCGCCACCAGGGCCGAGGCCGCGACCATACTGCAGCGTTTTATAGAGAACAACGCAAAATAG